Part of the Ignavibacteria bacterium genome is shown below.
GATTGAGATTTATTATTTCAAAATGGCTTGTGTTGGATAGCGGTGTCCGTTATCAGGATAACTATAAAGGATTAGCAGATGCCGAGATTAAAATTGCACTGAATGGATTTTTAAATTTGGGATTGAGATGACATAGAAGTAGAGACACGCAGAAGCGTGTCTCTACAGTAAAATTATTTCGGTCCAATCATTTTTTCAGGACGGACTACCTCATCAAATTTTTCTTCTGTCAATAGCCCAAGTTCGATTGCAGCTTCTTTCAAAGTTTTATTTTCTTTGTGAGCTTTCTTTGCAACCTTAGCGGCATTATCATAACCAATAATAGGATTCAACGCGGTAACAAGCATCAATGAATTCTCGAGATGTTTCTTGATGTTCATTTCGTTCGCAGTAATTCCTGTAACACAATTGTCAGCAAAGCTTTCACATGCATCTGCAATTAATCTGATTGATTGTAAGATGTTAAAAACAATCACCGGCATAAATACATTTAATTCAAAATTGCCGCTTGCTCCAGCAAAATTAATTGTAACATCATTACCGAAAACTTGAGCGCAGACCATTGTCATTGCTTCGGATTGAGTGGGATTAACTTTTCCCGGCATGATGGAGCTTCCGGGTTCGTTTTCAGGAAGTGATATTTCCCCGATTCCGCATCTTGGACCAGAACCAAGCCAGCGAATATCATTTGAGATTTTTAACAGCGAGGCAGCAATGGTTTTGAGTACACCGCTCAACTCTACTATTGCGTCTTTTCCCGCCATCCCTTCGAATTTGTTTCTTGCAGTAACGAATGGCTTTCCGGTAATTTCAGAAATCTTCTGTGCGGCTATCTTATCATAATTTGGTTTTGTGTTCAAACCGGAACCAACAGCTGTTCCTCCAAGTGGAATTTCATACAATCTTTTCAAGCAGTCATCA
Proteins encoded:
- the fumC gene encoding class II fumarate hydratase, yielding MEYRVETDSMGEMKVPANKLYGAQTARSLMNFKIGGETFPPEFIRAMAIVKKAAALTNKELGTLTEEKAALIIKAADEVISGLLNDHFPLVVWQTGSGTQTNMNVNEVISNRAIQIAGGKVGSKTPIHPNDDVNKSQSTNDAFPTAIHIAAVEEIHRRLIPMMTKLRDDLTIKSKQFNNIIKIGRTHLMDATPLTLGNEFSGYAQQLTNGLERIDDCLKRLYEIPLGGTAVGSGLNTKPNYDKIAAQKISEITGKPFVTARNKFEGMAGKDAIVELSGVLKTIAASLLKISNDIRWLGSGPRCGIGEISLPENEPGSSIMPGKVNPTQSEAMTMVCAQVFGNDVTINFAGASGNFELNVFMPVIVFNILQSIRLIADACESFADNCVTGITANEMNIKKHLENSLMLVTALNPIIGYDNAAKVAKKAHKENKTLKEAAIELGLLTEEKFDEVVRPEKMIGPK